From Astyanax mexicanus isolate ESR-SI-001 chromosome 16, AstMex3_surface, whole genome shotgun sequence, one genomic window encodes:
- the LOC103038871 gene encoding myeloid-associated differentiation marker-like protein 2, with protein sequence MLSQKRRTTNLTPKAGSYLNPTAVLSPLGAVHLTQLALGCAVISLVFHVAGYNATYGTFCIAVWSACFVLSAIVFILDVTRLNSCLPVSWENLTVTLAASATLLYLMTSILYPAYFVSSECPYNDCEVRNFRIAVTACSWVTFGAYAAEVFLSRAKAGQQAAYMSTPSGLLKVAQVFVGCTIFAARTEFSHHAATIYCAAVFGGCLAATTLVVALNVCDRIKPLRPPSDRLVALYAFGAVLLYLSAAVVWPVFSFDKKYGTPIRPQGCPRGKCAWDSQLVVTVFCFVNLALYIADLCYSQRTRFVAQHPRV encoded by the coding sequence ATGCTATCTCAGAAAAGAAGGACGACTAATCTAACCCCTAAAGCTGGGTCTTATTTAAACCCGACAGCTGTATTGTCTCCTCTGGGTGCTGTCCATTTGACCCAGCTAGCTTTAGGCTGTGCGGTCATTTCCTTGGTGTTTCACGTCGCCGGCTACAATGCCACTTATGGGACATTCTGCATCGCAGTCTGGAGTGCTTGCTTTGTCCTGTCTGCCATTGTCTTCATCCTGGATGTCACACGACTCAACTCTTGCCTTCCAGTGTCCTGGGAGAACTTGACCGTCACCCTGGCCGCATCAGCCACTCTGCTGTACCTCATGACTTCAATTTTGTACCCAGCCTACTTTGTGAGCTCAGAGTGCCCCTACAACGACTGTGAAGTGCGTAACTTCAGGATTGCAGTGACTGCATGTTCCTGGGTCACGTTTGGGGCCTACGCTGCTGAAGTCTTCCTGTCCCGGGCTAAAGCGGGTCAGCAGGCAGCCTACATGTCCACACCATCTGGGCTCCTGAAAGTGGCTCAGGTTTTCGTGGGCTGCACCATCTTCGCTGCAAGGACTGAGTTCTCTCACCATGCAGCCACCATCTACTGCGCTGCTGTATTCGGTGGCTGCTTGGCCGCCACCACACTGGTGGTGGCCCTCAATGTGTGCGACCGGATCAAACCTCTGAGACCTCCCTCGGATCGTCTGGTGGCTCTCTACGCCTTTGGCGCCGTGCTGCTGTACCTGAGCGCCGCTGTGGTCTGGCCCGTCTTTTCCTTCGACAAGAAGTACGGGACGCCGATCCGACCTCAGGGCTGCCCCAGAGGGAAGTGTGCCTGGGATAGCCAGCTGGTTGTGACCGTGTTCTGCTTTGTTAACCTGGCTCTGTACATCGCAGACCTCTGCTATTCTCAGAGGACACGTTTTGTAGCACAGCACCCACGGGTATGA